In Lolium rigidum isolate FL_2022 chromosome 7, APGP_CSIRO_Lrig_0.1, whole genome shotgun sequence, the DNA window AAGCAACCAAGTTGTCAAAGTTTGTCAAAGAAATGGAGGGTAAAACAAGAATTTTGCTGAGCAGAGAGTTGCTGGGCATGATTACCTGCTTCACTTGCTCTGGGGTCGACACTCCAAAGCCAACAGCAACAGCTTTATCTGTAACCTGTAATAAGAAGACGAGTTATATAAGCATTGCTGAACAAGATCTCCATTAAACAGTAAGGTAGCAGACCTAGTTCACTGGGTAACAATAAaaaaaaggttttttttttcaaacctGCTTGATTTCCTGAAGAAGAGCTTCCACCTTAAAACTTACATCTGCACGTGCCCCAGTAACTCCAGTAGTGCTTACCTGAATACCGACATTACAACTTAGCAAGTAGCCAATCATATATCTACTTGGTTATTCTCAACCAGATTCAATAGAATCAGAAACAGTGTCAAGTGAACTCCAATGGTGCATCACTCATAAAGCCAAGTGGAGAAGTGAAAGCAAATAATGGAGGAGTTTCCGTCTTGGCAAACAGTACTTGCATTTTATAATGTTATTCAGTTTTTGCAATTAGAACAACTAGCTTCTAGCACCAGATTACATGTAGGCACAGAAGCATGTCAAGCAGGGCCTCTTTTGAGAAGAAAGCATGACATCACAGAAGCATGTGTTTATCTTTAAGTTTAGGAAGTCAACTTCAGATGGTAAGTTCCCTCCAGAAAACTTGAGATGTTAAACTACTACACTCTTCTTAAATCTTATATAGACTAGATTGGCCATTTTGAGTGAGGTGTTTTGGCTCCCAGATCACTTGGAGCCCAGAACtttcaaaaatgaaaaatcaTATTCCAAAGTTTCAAAACGGACCCACATGTACAatttacatgtaaaatttcatgtgATCTACATGACTGTAAAATTTCATTAATAAGTATGTTCATCTGTGCACTGCACAATTAAACAAAATGTGTGGATCTACAATGGCAAATAGCACATCCATTATAGATCCATATATTTTTGTTTTTGGTGTATCCCTCAAATAAACATATCTATTCGTGAAATTTTAGATGTACGTAGTGAGTATGTGCACGTGCTTTTAAAAATAGTTTTTAAACATTAAAATGTGTTTCTAATTATTTAATCGTCCAAGTGGCATGAGCCCTGTTTGTATTTTTTGTAAGAAGAATACACTATATGAGAACATATTTGAGAAAATAGTTAGCGAGGTCTGGACACTTACAAGATAAACAAATCCTTCTGAAGCCTTTGTAATTCTCTCCATTCTTTCTGTTGGTGTAGTTGGTGTGGTCAGTAACACCTGTAGGCATTCATGCAAAATAAATACTATGAAATAATTTCTAAGAGATAACGAAAATAATGAAAACTCAAACCACCCAAACAAAAAAGACATCTTCAATATTCCATACTAATCAGCACTCAATGCTTAATAACAATCATGGTTTGAAGTTTGGCTGCTAGCATGTAAAGcgaattttttaaaataatatactTTTTTTGATCAAATTTACAAATAATATACAATTTTAAAAATTTATGAATCTGTGACTCGGTCGGTCGACAGTCGGCCGATCGGCTGACTGTTAACCGACCAGACATGTGTGTGAGCAGCCATGGGCAGCCAAGGCAAAAGAGCACACTGATGTGCATGGCAAATGCTGGCCTGGTCAGCTGACTGTTGGCCGATCGGCCACCGGCCGGCCAATCGTCCAGCCTGAGTCAcagatttgtatttttttttaaacGCATACTAATTGTAACATTGCTAAAAAAATacgtattatttaaaaataattcgCAGCATGTAAACCAGATAGTGTAGCTTATTGTGAGAAGAAAACAAAAGGGCAGACCAACATGAGTCATGAGTCAAATTTACAATTGCAGCAAAGCAATGAGCCGACGACCATAACTCATCGTGTTGCATAAGCATTAAAATAAGAAATATCAAACGGAGTCTTCCTTCAAACGTTGAAGGTTAACAAAAATATTTGACTCTATTTGGTTCAGATACGAGAGATGAAAAGACCAGTTATAAGTTCACTTATTTAACGAAAGAGGGCCTACCAACTCTAGGTTGTTCTTGGCAGCCTCACTTCTCAAAATATCCGTCTCTTCCAGAGGAACATCAGGTACCACAAGACCTGCAACATATTAATGCAAACATGTAACTTGATTGTTACAGTAAAAGAGAACTTCGCAACAGCAAGAAAGCCATATTATTAAGATCAGTGTACAATGTGTAAATATAGTTCTAGATATCCGTCTATGTTGTTATCCCACTTTTAATTGCTCAATTGTCTATCTGAATCAACCTTATGCGCTAGTCAAACTGAGATAGAGAGGAACCGATACCATACTTTCAGATAATTAGGTGACCAATATGGTTTCAATGAAATTTTGATGTAGAAGAGCATGCTATGTGTTTAACTATAAAAAGAGTTACTGCAGctataaaaaaaaactaaaaggcATTACCATGTACACCAGCTTCTTTTACAACAGACATGAAGTTTGCGACACCACGCTTCAGAATAGGGTTATAATATGTGAAAAGGGCTAGAGGGCAGGACAGATCAGGTACCACCTCCTTTACCATAGCGATAACATCCTCAAATGTGGTGCCTTTTCTTAGTGCACGTGTAGCGGAAGCCTAAAATGATGCAAGCAGAAATGTGAAAACACATAAGCTGAAGATCACGGATGCTACGGAATATGTTTAGCATTGTCACATACCTGGATAACAGGGCCATCGGCTAACGGGTCAGAATAAGGGACACCCAACTCAATGACATccgaaccacacgcatcaagaacCTTCAATGCTTTCAGTGTGGTTGCTAAGTCAGGGTCACCAGCAACGATGAACGGAATGAACGCGATCTATAAGTTGAAGATGTTATTAAAAAaacaaatataatatgaaatgaatATTGATACGGGAGAAAAAAGGCTACGAAGATAGATGCTGATCTGGAACATAGCACATCGTAGGAAACATAAATATATCATCTCAGGAGAATCAGTATAAATATTAAAACACGGACAGATGGAGGCACTACAGGttgccaagaaaagaaacatggcAAAGTGGTAACCCATTTGGAGAAATGGGATACACTGCTATactaaaaaaaaaaatagagagtgCCGAGACTCATTCAACGCTTATCTCTCCTAAGAACTATCTTTTATAGCCGCCCTGTTTGTTAATCATATATTTATCTTATATCTTACTCGCCCAAAATTGTACCAAAATAAAAAAACATGGCACAAGACATGAATGGATAATCCTGGTTATTAACCTGCAGAAACTGTATGATCCAAAGACACATGTTCAACCTAGACCATCGCAGCACGAAATTAACACACGTCATGAGCGAAAATCGGGTAAGGCAATATTTTATCCGCGGCCAATATATCGACAGGCGCGCTCTAAAGTTGCTGGGTTGGGTTCTGTAGACCGACGGCAGCAAATCGAGAGAGGTTATACATCATCTTAACCCGGTCGATCCAACCCATCCAGTGGTGAAATTCGCATGTCCCTACCGGCACCGGACAGTGCCTTGCTTCTAGCCAACGCAGACGGAGTAACAAATCGCACAACCAATAGACGTCGTGGCGGGGCGGACTGGAGACCTTACCTTGCCCTGCTCCTTGAGCTTGGTGAATGTGCCCGAGATGGTGCGCTTGTCcccggccacggcggcggcggtggcggacgcGTCCGCCCTGATGGCGGCCACGGGCGCGGCCCCGCGGAACGAGATCCTCCCTGACGCGGCGCGACCCCTCGGCGCCGGGGAGGCGGCGAATGAggcggaggacgccgccgccgaggaagcggcgagggaggaggaggccTTGAGCGAGAAGGCCATGGTTAGGTGCGTGCGTTGGGACGGAGGCGGTGTCTGCGAGGTGTTCGACGGCGGGCTGGACTGGCTGGATCGGATAGGCAGTGACTCGTCAGTATTAATAAGTTTGCGCTGGTCAGTGTGGGTTGGTGAGCCGAGGTGGATGCCTCGGACGGGCGTTGGGCGAGGCAAGATTGTCTCGTGGACCACGTGCCTCGCAATTTTCTTGCAACATCgaattgaaagaaaaaaaaaatgtccCTCGTTAGTTATGCTAGTACTACATTCAGAAATAATTTTAAAACACAgatgtttgtttttctttttgaaaagTGGTGTGTATTAATCAAGTAACAGAGAAATGTTTACAATCATCAAGACCGTTTTCAACGCGAAGGTCGGCACCGCACCTTGTAAAACACCACCACACAACACGCTATGACTAAATTGGCACAAATTATGCGCAACTTCATTACCAGATCTCTTGATGCTTGAAATAACTATATGTCGTTCCGGAGGACTCAACGGGTTGAATTCATTtgcaatcaaacacacttcagaACGGTTGCAACTGACCTCGTTGAAAAAGTTTGGTAGGGGAGCACAATCCGTTTCAATCACTATGTTTGAAATGGAGTTTGCAATAGCCAACTTTAACCCTTGCAAGCAAGCAATAGCTTCTCCCATCTCCACGGTTTGGCAGTGGTTAATAACATCCCAGACTGATGCTAAAATTATGCCATTGTGGTCACGCATAACTGCTCTCCATGCACCCCTTCTATCTCCAGTTAAGAAGCTTGCATCGACGTTGCATTTAACCCATCCATCAGCAGGTTTTTCCTAAGTTTGGTCCATCCCTGTATCTTCTCTCCTTTTTCCCTTGTTTTCACTTTTATCTTGACCAATCTTTGCCTTTCCTTTCCTGTCAAATTCCACACTACCTTTTACCAAGTTTTGCAGAGTAGTTAAATAATTCTGTAAGAAACTAATGGAATTTCGAATAGAGGCCTTATCGTCGCTGGAAATAATATTATTTCTATGATGTCAGGCCCTCCACCAGACGAACATAAGCTTGTCTCTCGTATACTGATTTAGCTTATCAAGAAACACTAATACCCAATCACGTCCAGTAAAAGCCAACTCCTTATCACGTGGTAGGTTCCAAAGGTCAGGAAGTCCTTTTCTTAAATCTCTAGCCCTCGTGCAATTCATTGTAGCATGATATCCAGTCTCCGCCTCCATTCCACATATTGTACAAGTTGGTAAAACCTTTTTTCAGCAACTTCAGGCCATGAACTATTTCTTGCCAGCAAGGTGATGGATTCTTGATGAAGGTTGTGTCTGTTAACTCACAAAAAGGGTAATAT includes these proteins:
- the LOC124676734 gene encoding tryptophan synthase alpha chain-like, translated to MAFSLKASSSLAASSAAASSASFAASPAPRGRAASGRISFRGAAPVAAIRADASATAAAVAGDKRTISGTFTKLKEQGKIAFIPFIVAGDPDLATTLKALKVLDACGSDVIELGVPYSDPLADGPVIQASATRALRKGTTFEDVIAMVKEVVPDLSCPLALFTYYNPILKRGVANFMSVVKEAGVHGLVVPDVPLEETDILRSEAAKNNLELVLLTTPTTPTERMERITKASEGFVYLVSTTGVTGARADVSFKVEALLQEIKQVTDKAVAVGFGVSTPEQVKQIAGWGADGVIVGSAMVRQLGESGSPEEGLKKLEELAKNLKAAFP